A part of Desulfobacter sp. genomic DNA contains:
- a CDS encoding sensor histidine kinase, whose translation MKPMTIFTRLVIGNIIILVLILGMGALVSYDLMRLQSLNRDILGRQQESLAGTEQIEENFQRLVSFDEKFFVTRDRDYFNRFNQQKILVDNAFKTLYPFLETIGQKSGFDRTVNSFQAYLAWFTANAKPVTEDTVPEFDTLSRQRGPMKVRVLTGLMAMEAATRSLVTRKTERSGEMTRQIFFITVVTTLLTVFTGMMITLINTRSVRNAVGRLQVQTRDISRGRFEEIKNIQGPKEIQDLADHFNLMCRRLSELDELKADFINHVSHELRTPMTSIKEAAVMLSKGYYANQPQKQSQLFELINGECARLLNSVMRLLDFSKMEAGKMEYRKDPVQLPDVLRKSILRLAPLAQKKKISLEFEPPRSDLPRICGDEDRMIEVMDNLIGNGLKFTPEGGTVTVDCRLEGQGDILKVRVTDDGPGIALDHLEKIFYKFNQIDCDQNTRMGTGLGLSISKYIISAHGGDIWAENVEAGGTRVSFTLPASS comes from the coding sequence ATGAAGCCTATGACGATTTTCACCCGCCTGGTCATCGGAAATATTATTATCCTGGTGCTGATCCTGGGCATGGGTGCCCTGGTATCCTACGACCTGATGCGCCTCCAGTCACTCAACCGCGATATCCTTGGGCGGCAGCAGGAAAGCCTGGCCGGGACAGAACAGATTGAAGAAAATTTCCAGCGCCTGGTGAGCTTTGATGAAAAATTCTTCGTCACCCGGGACCGGGATTATTTTAACCGGTTCAACCAGCAAAAGATACTGGTGGACAACGCATTCAAGACCCTCTATCCCTTTTTGGAAACCATTGGGCAGAAATCAGGCTTTGACCGCACTGTGAATTCATTCCAGGCCTATCTGGCCTGGTTCACCGCCAATGCAAAACCGGTGACAGAGGATACGGTGCCGGAGTTCGACACCCTTTCCCGCCAGCGCGGCCCAATGAAGGTCAGGGTACTCACCGGCCTCATGGCCATGGAGGCGGCAACCCGCAGCCTGGTGACCCGAAAAACCGAACGCTCAGGCGAAATGACCCGGCAGATATTCTTTATCACGGTAGTGACCACGCTTCTGACCGTATTCACAGGAATGATGATCACCCTGATCAACACCCGGTCCGTCCGCAATGCCGTGGGCCGGCTCCAGGTACAGACCCGGGACATCTCCCGGGGCCGGTTCGAAGAAATCAAAAACATCCAGGGGCCCAAAGAGATTCAGGATCTGGCCGACCATTTCAACCTGATGTGCCGGCGCCTCAGTGAACTGGATGAACTCAAGGCAGATTTCATCAACCATGTCTCCCATGAGCTGCGGACCCCCATGACTTCAATCAAAGAGGCGGCCGTGATGCTTTCAAAAGGGTATTACGCAAATCAGCCCCAAAAGCAGTCCCAGCTCTTTGAACTGATCAACGGAGAATGCGCAAGGCTGCTCAACTCCGTCATGCGCCTCCTTGATTTTTCAAAAATGGAAGCCGGAAAAATGGAATACCGCAAGGATCCTGTCCAACTGCCGGATGTGCTAAGAAAATCCATATTACGGCTGGCCCCCCTGGCGCAGAAAAAAAAAATTTCCCTGGAATTCGAACCGCCCCGGTCTGACCTTCCCCGGATCTGCGGGGATGAGGACAGGATGATTGAGGTGATGGACAATCTGATCGGCAACGGATTAAAGTTCACCCCCGAAGGCGGCACCGTCACAGTGGACTGCAGACTTGAGGGACAGGGGGATATTCTAAAGGTCAGGGTGACAGACGACGGCCCCGGAATTGCCCTTGATCATCTTGAAAAGATTTTCTATAAATTCAACCAGATTGACTGCGACCAGAACACTCGGATGGGGACCGGACTGGGACTGTCAATATCAAAATACATCATCAGTGCACACGGAGGAGACATATGGGCAGAAAATGTGGAAGCAGGCGGCACCCGGGTTTCGTTTACCTTGCCTGCATCATCCTGA
- a CDS encoding transporter substrate-binding domain-containing protein — protein sequence MELSSLKDPVSEVSERILTQAYKRIGITLKIRKFPAERALLASNAGSTDGEVNRIRGIDKKYANLIMIPTPVNYFEGVVFTKNLPFTLNGWDSLRPYRIVMRIGSKFAEKNTQDMTTIKVPTYGMAFHLLDINRADICLASRLTGLLQIKKLHLMGVKAMEQPLVKSQLYHYVHKKNKNIIPKINASLIKMHQEGLIEKIRAQYIEAITTIGGAVKS from the coding sequence ATGGAATTATCAAGTCTCAAAGATCCGGTTTCAGAAGTGTCCGAAAGAATTTTAACACAGGCATATAAGCGAATCGGCATCACCCTTAAAATACGAAAATTCCCTGCAGAAAGGGCTTTGCTCGCATCAAACGCCGGCAGCACCGACGGAGAGGTGAACCGGATACGGGGAATCGATAAAAAATATGCCAATCTGATCATGATCCCCACACCAGTCAACTATTTTGAAGGCGTCGTATTTACAAAAAATTTACCCTTCACCCTAAACGGATGGGACAGCCTCAGACCCTACAGGATTGTAATGCGAATCGGAAGTAAGTTCGCTGAAAAAAATACCCAAGATATGACCACCATCAAAGTGCCGACCTATGGCATGGCGTTTCACCTGCTGGACATAAACAGGGCTGATATTTGTTTAGCATCCCGTTTGACCGGGCTGTTACAGATAAAGAAACTTCATTTAATGGGTGTAAAGGCCATGGAACAGCCGTTAGTAAAAAGCCAATTGTATCATTATGTACACAAAAAGAATAAAAATATTATACCGAAAATCAATGCGTCGCTGATTAAAATGCACCAGGAGGGATTAATAGAAAAAATCAGGGCCCAATACATAGAGGCAATCACAACCATAGGCGGTGCTGTGAAATCATAA
- a CDS encoding OsmC family protein yields MALEVIFPGNKKVDVKVKDFLIKTDQSKKNDGDETAPEPFALFLASLASCAGIYAKSFCDTRKLDYTGMKLMLTPYFKKGQKHMEKIEIILHVNQKFPEKYIKAVIKAMGACAVKNQLHPDILSDIQVAYLPE; encoded by the coding sequence ATGGCACTTGAAGTGATTTTTCCCGGGAATAAAAAAGTAGATGTAAAGGTCAAGGACTTTCTGATCAAAACCGACCAGAGCAAAAAGAACGATGGGGATGAAACCGCCCCTGAACCCTTTGCCCTCTTCCTGGCCAGCCTTGCATCCTGTGCCGGCATCTATGCAAAATCCTTCTGTGATACCCGGAAACTGGATTACACCGGAATGAAACTGATGCTCACCCCCTATTTTAAGAAAGGGCAGAAACACATGGAAAAAATTGAGATCATCCTCCATGTGAACCAGAAATTCCCTGAGAAATATATCAAGGCCGTGATCAAGGCCATGGGTGCCTGTGCAGTAAAAAACCAACTCCACCCGGATATCCTGTCAGATATCCAGGTGGCCTACCTGCCTGAGTAA
- a CDS encoding DUF4412 domain-containing protein, with the protein MKTYPKGGTWCPILITAVIFLFLFIIAESAFALFGGKVDNFTADQVELSKEGKVVNTIKFYVTPKATRMDGMPGAGMNPHMPAANLSMFSFNDKNEYYIFNHDKKLYYKTTQEDEDFFKGMGDFNNAQQVKELGTEKVSGYKCTKKEITMTSEIYGMKNTTKTLIWQSDKFDMPLRVQSEQGHTSEMRHIKKGAPADSVFILPKGYKKVQNIMAAMGMDFGDRNRDDDKPPVQASQAASQQQGQTGQNSQVQTGTPGQAGEEGFINKENIEKTLQGLGKKLKGFKFGQD; encoded by the coding sequence ATGAAGACATATCCTAAAGGCGGCACATGGTGTCCCATCCTGATTACGGCAGTGATTTTTTTATTTCTTTTTATCATTGCCGAGTCTGCATTCGCCCTGTTCGGCGGGAAGGTGGATAATTTCACAGCAGACCAGGTCGAGTTGTCCAAAGAGGGTAAAGTAGTAAACACCATCAAATTTTATGTCACGCCGAAGGCGACGCGGATGGACGGGATGCCCGGTGCGGGCATGAACCCGCATATGCCTGCGGCCAACCTGTCCATGTTTTCCTTTAATGACAAAAACGAATACTATATTTTCAACCATGATAAAAAACTGTATTACAAGACGACACAGGAGGATGAAGATTTTTTCAAGGGCATGGGGGATTTCAACAATGCCCAGCAGGTAAAGGAACTGGGCACGGAAAAGGTTTCCGGGTACAAATGCACCAAAAAGGAAATCACGATGACCTCGGAAATTTACGGTATGAAAAATACCACTAAAACGCTGATCTGGCAGAGCGATAAATTTGATATGCCCCTGCGAGTCCAAAGTGAACAGGGGCATACCAGTGAAATGAGACATATCAAAAAAGGGGCCCCGGCTGACAGCGTATTCATACTGCCCAAAGGATATAAAAAGGTCCAGAATATCATGGCGGCCATGGGCATGGATTTTGGAGACAGGAATAGGGATGACGATAAACCACCTGTGCAGGCCTCCCAGGCCGCATCACAGCAGCAGGGTCAAACCGGACAGAACAGTCAGGTCCAGACCGGCACTCCGGGGCAGGCCGGTGAAGAGGGATTTATCAACAAAGAGAATATCGAAAAAACTCTTCAGGGGCTTGGCAAAAAGCTGAAAGGGTTTAAATTCGGCCAGGATTGA
- a CDS encoding 2-oxoglutarate synthase, whose product MTSFLNNNRPPVFCPGCTHERITKELDKTLVNLGLEADKTVIVTDIGCSGLFDTFFNVHALHGVHGRALTYAAGLKLADPSLTVIVTMGDGGLGIGGAHVLAACRKNLDLTLIILNNFNFGMTGGQYSSTTPTDAVVGSEFLNQAEIPIDICRVAKAAGATYVSRYSGHDSGLCDEFGRAIRHKGLAVVETLGMCTGRYTKRNKLTPKAIDEMIEKLPRETGLVKENLRPEYGEQYRALAAEKQKFPAPLVIEKSYSLENPRRQEVVILGSAGMRIVTAGDIVCYAGISAGLNASIKNDYNITVLRGQSVSEILLSPDNIGYTGLESPAVVLALSDEGVARRQKIFAGLSPDTFILKEKSVAIPYTRARVEEVDFKAMKIRKPDWALASLGILARKELVLTRDMLVTALKSRFNEKVFALAMETIDKVI is encoded by the coding sequence ATGACTAGTTTTTTAAATAACAACCGCCCCCCGGTCTTCTGCCCGGGATGTACCCATGAGCGCATCACCAAAGAGCTGGACAAAACCCTGGTCAACCTGGGGCTGGAGGCGGATAAAACCGTCATCGTTACGGACATCGGCTGTTCCGGCCTCTTTGACACCTTTTTCAACGTCCACGCCCTCCACGGGGTCCACGGCCGTGCCCTGACCTATGCCGCCGGCCTCAAGCTGGCCGATCCGTCACTGACAGTCATCGTCACCATGGGAGACGGAGGCCTGGGCATCGGCGGGGCCCATGTGCTGGCCGCCTGCCGTAAAAATCTGGACCTCACCCTCATCATCCTCAACAATTTCAACTTCGGCATGACCGGGGGCCAGTACTCGTCCACCACCCCCACCGATGCCGTGGTGGGCTCGGAATTCCTCAACCAGGCGGAAATCCCCATTGATATCTGCCGGGTGGCCAAGGCCGCCGGCGCCACCTATGTTTCCCGGTATTCCGGCCACGACAGCGGCCTTTGTGATGAATTCGGCCGGGCCATCCGCCATAAAGGACTCGCCGTGGTGGAAACCTTAGGCATGTGCACAGGCCGGTATACCAAGCGGAATAAGCTCACCCCCAAGGCCATCGATGAAATGATCGAAAAACTGCCCAGGGAAACCGGCCTGGTCAAGGAGAACCTGCGTCCGGAATACGGGGAGCAGTACCGGGCCCTGGCAGCGGAAAAACAAAAATTCCCCGCCCCCCTGGTCATTGAAAAAAGCTATTCACTTGAAAACCCCCGGCGGCAGGAAGTGGTCATCCTGGGATCGGCGGGCATGAGAATTGTCACGGCCGGGGATATTGTCTGCTATGCCGGCATCTCCGCCGGCCTCAACGCCTCCATTAAAAACGACTACAATATTACCGTGCTCAGGGGGCAGTCGGTTTCCGAAATCCTGCTTTCCCCGGATAACATCGGCTATACCGGCCTTGAATCCCCGGCCGTGGTCCTGGCCCTCAGCGACGAAGGGGTGGCCAGGCGGCAGAAAATCTTTGCGGGCCTTTCCCCGGACACCTTTATTCTAAAAGAAAAAAGCGTGGCCATTCCCTATACCAGGGCCCGGGTGGAGGAGGTGGATTTCAAGGCCATGAAAATCCGGAAACCCGACTGGGCTTTGGCCTCCCTGGGTATCCTGGCCAGAAAAGAACTGGTGCTGACCCGGGATATGCTGGTGACGGCCCTCAAATCCCGGTTCAATGAAAAGGTATTTGCCCTGGCCATGGAAACCATCGATAAAGTTATTTAG
- a CDS encoding carboxypeptidase regulatory-like domain-containing protein has translation MMPLKAGLAWHPGRNGKGLAPPQVKETRVPAVQFPGVTPLGKAYKVDMTSPPAYPVKVSFPVPASCGDRFEKLVVIKISGDKESLVIPFETDRVQRRATILCRSFSTFIPSVMGDEFDYDTGENICIDLKPAPGCEENPTDIQIQIRGEMTVGTEVRYELSRQGVGMFCPKTDFYRGNYSFENIEGSSEHFQYTSNPETLNFSSDGSNQIVSELNGPVAHGNKRNFPFMIVPENGRLEGRVTDPKGNPLAGIHVELNTAKGLLETHSGAGEKFTFENIFLEDPINQPKESIPYTLRDEELECDPVEGLFKVTGGQTLKTDVVFDGKGFIAGKITDEDGGVLDPVIVIVSPASGDNITYTGSGYYSIGNVPIGRAEVTAMCPQQNGRQAKMIDIKCAASDLDVPSTDFTLNCRDGIVFKIFDNGAFEADSDLHTLQVDTQADITLFLPRGEDQASTEATYDVNHLLRGKAGTTPSYTFTPQAYTISATVRWSVTRKMDRHSLVEYCIRREVVDRAHRDFTVQIHDKGETMAVEMRFDPEIDTALGISPETYYLKKGKKINEFPFEQSYQGTSRLGHAPGLVPGGLRGASQYRATVRILMQEQSSKPPGAERQEPAEAPAEPARNPEESSRISK, from the coding sequence ATGATGCCGCTAAAAGCCGGCCTGGCCTGGCACCCGGGACGGAACGGGAAAGGGCTTGCCCCTCCCCAAGTCAAAGAAACCAGGGTGCCGGCCGTACAATTTCCAGGAGTGACCCCTCTGGGCAAGGCCTACAAAGTTGACATGACATCCCCGCCGGCCTATCCGGTAAAGGTTTCATTTCCCGTTCCCGCCTCCTGCGGGGACCGGTTTGAAAAATTGGTGGTCATCAAGATATCGGGCGACAAAGAGAGCCTGGTGATCCCCTTTGAGACCGACCGGGTGCAACGCCGGGCCACCATTTTGTGCCGGTCTTTTTCCACTTTCATCCCTTCGGTAATGGGCGACGAATTTGATTACGATACGGGCGAAAATATCTGTATTGACTTGAAACCGGCGCCCGGGTGCGAGGAAAATCCGACAGATATCCAGATCCAGATTCGGGGAGAGATGACGGTTGGCACGGAAGTCAGGTACGAGTTGAGCCGGCAGGGGGTCGGTATGTTCTGCCCTAAAACAGACTTTTACCGGGGTAATTACAGTTTTGAAAACATCGAAGGATCCAGCGAACACTTTCAATATACATCGAACCCCGAGACACTGAATTTTTCAAGCGACGGATCAAACCAAATTGTTTCGGAGTTGAACGGACCGGTCGCCCATGGCAATAAAAGAAACTTCCCGTTCATGATCGTTCCGGAAAACGGTCGTCTGGAGGGGCGTGTGACAGACCCGAAAGGCAATCCCCTGGCTGGCATCCATGTGGAACTGAATACCGCCAAAGGGCTGCTTGAGACCCATTCCGGTGCGGGGGAAAAATTTACTTTTGAAAATATATTCCTTGAAGATCCGATAAACCAGCCCAAGGAATCGATTCCCTATACGCTCCGGGATGAAGAATTGGAATGTGATCCTGTTGAAGGGCTGTTTAAGGTAACGGGCGGGCAAACCCTGAAAACGGATGTGGTTTTTGATGGAAAAGGGTTTATCGCCGGTAAGATTACCGATGAGGACGGCGGCGTGCTGGACCCTGTCATCGTCATTGTATCTCCGGCCTCCGGCGACAATATCACCTACACGGGCTCCGGGTATTACAGCATTGGGAATGTACCCATCGGCCGCGCTGAAGTCACGGCCATGTGTCCGCAGCAAAACGGTCGCCAGGCCAAGATGATAGACATCAAATGCGCCGCCTCGGATTTGGATGTGCCGTCAACGGATTTTACCCTGAACTGCCGTGACGGGATCGTTTTTAAAATTTTCGACAACGGGGCTTTTGAGGCGGATTCCGACCTGCATACCCTCCAGGTCGACACCCAGGCCGACATTACCCTTTTTCTGCCCAGGGGAGAGGACCAGGCCTCCACAGAGGCGACCTATGATGTGAACCACCTGCTGCGGGGTAAAGCCGGCACCACTCCCAGCTATACATTCACCCCCCAGGCCTACACCATTTCCGCTACCGTACGCTGGTCCGTAACCCGTAAAATGGATCGTCACAGCTTGGTGGAATACTGTATCCGGCGGGAGGTTGTGGATCGGGCACACAGGGATTTTACAGTGCAGATCCATGACAAGGGGGAGACCATGGCCGTCGAGATGCGGTTTGATCCAGAAATCGACACGGCCCTGGGGATTTCACCAGAGACGTATTATTTAAAAAAAGGGAAGAAAATTAACGAGTTCCCCTTTGAGCAGTCGTACCAGGGCACCAGCAGGTTGGGGCACGCCCCGGGCCTTGTCCCGGGCGGCCTCAGGGGGGCAAGCCAGTACCGGGCAACGGTGCGGATACTTATGCAGGAACAGTCATCCAAGCCCCCTGGCGCAGAGCGCCAGGAGCCGGCGGAGGCACCTGCCGAACCTGCCCGGAACCCCGAAGAATCATCCAGGATCAGCAAATAA
- a CDS encoding pyruvate flavodoxin/ferredoxin oxidoreductase — MAFAFMEGNEAVARGAMAAGCNFFAGYPITPATTIFNNMLKMLPPTGGICVQGEDEIASMGYCIGAAMAGKKVLTATSGPGISLYSEHISFAIGSEIPMVIADVQRLGPSTGSATRGADSDIQFLRWGSTSGAPVIVLAPKDVKDCYALTVHAFNYAEEFRCPVFIASNKEIGMTKESFDMDAVRLPERVERNRFEGENFIPFAAEPDKAPPFLPIGGKTLVRQTSSTHGPDGYITIDPNTIAACQDRLRNKIHAKRNEISLYEENQVPDSDTLVISYGITSRAVEDAAAAMAQKGRPVSTLSLKTLWPVPEQVLTEAAQRFNRIVVIEMNLGQYVNEIRRVLQGKKVDFYGQMNGVLIPPAKIMEAIEND, encoded by the coding sequence ATGGCATTTGCATTTATGGAAGGCAATGAAGCCGTTGCCAGGGGGGCCATGGCAGCGGGCTGCAACTTCTTTGCCGGCTATCCCATCACCCCGGCCACCACCATATTCAACAACATGCTTAAAATGCTGCCCCCCACGGGAGGCATCTGTGTCCAGGGTGAAGACGAAATTGCCTCCATGGGGTATTGCATCGGTGCGGCCATGGCCGGTAAAAAGGTGCTCACCGCCACCTCGGGGCCGGGCATCAGCCTCTATTCCGAACATATTTCCTTTGCCATCGGCAGCGAAATCCCCATGGTCATCGCCGATGTCCAGCGCCTGGGACCCTCCACGGGCTCGGCCACCCGGGGCGCGGACTCGGATATCCAGTTTCTCCGCTGGGGCTCCACTTCCGGGGCCCCGGTCATTGTTCTGGCCCCCAAGGATGTGAAGGACTGCTATGCCTTGACAGTGCACGCCTTTAACTATGCCGAAGAATTCCGCTGCCCCGTATTCATCGCCTCCAACAAGGAAATCGGCATGACAAAGGAGAGCTTTGACATGGACGCCGTCCGACTGCCGGAACGGGTCGAACGGAACCGGTTTGAGGGGGAAAACTTCATCCCCTTTGCCGCGGAACCGGACAAGGCTCCGCCCTTTTTGCCCATCGGCGGGAAAACCCTGGTCCGCCAGACCTCGTCCACCCACGGACCGGACGGGTATATCACCATTGATCCCAATACCATTGCCGCCTGCCAGGACCGGCTGAGAAATAAGATCCATGCCAAACGGAACGAAATCTCCCTTTACGAGGAAAACCAGGTGCCGGATTCAGACACCCTGGTCATCTCCTACGGCATTACCTCAAGGGCAGTTGAAGATGCGGCCGCAGCCATGGCCCAAAAGGGGCGGCCCGTATCCACCCTCTCCCTGAAAACCCTGTGGCCAGTTCCCGAACAGGTGCTTACGGAAGCGGCCCAGCGGTTTAACCGCATTGTGGTGATTGAGATGAACCTGGGACAATACGTCAATGAAATCCGCCGGGTGCTCCAGGGCAAAAAAGTTGATTTTTACGGACAGATGAACGGGGTATTGATTCCGCCGGCAAAAATTATGGAGGCCATTGAAAATGACTAG
- a CDS encoding HD domain-containing protein, whose protein sequence is MEDYVGVRESQIYLYKDVPLYCRSKEGAYVLYKKAGTLLDAPRLSDKKHPELFIKKSDQGAAIKELVVKLNQQLAEQILSSDLVNIRTSLNLIIKEAFEHANAEALSAIPETIELMFKGFSTKTELVETLLKIKTTTATVIEHTVNVMLLTFRYGFFYELKEEDIKCLALCALFHDIGITEIDRKILKVNKRLTEKEFKEYATHPSKGCDLLVKQPGFDPLVATVAQEHHERIDGSGYPYGRTDACYESQLIGLIDCYEPLTYSEKPYRKAKPPFDSLQLIKEEVLQGKFSSKVFRAFSTSLTAKH, encoded by the coding sequence ATGGAAGATTACGTCGGGGTCAGGGAATCACAGATTTACCTGTATAAGGATGTCCCCCTTTATTGCAGGTCCAAGGAGGGCGCATATGTCCTTTACAAAAAGGCCGGTACCCTTCTGGACGCGCCCCGGCTCAGTGATAAGAAACATCCTGAGCTTTTTATCAAAAAGAGTGATCAGGGGGCGGCAATCAAAGAGCTTGTGGTTAAGCTGAATCAGCAGTTGGCTGAGCAAATCCTATCCAGTGATCTGGTTAACATAAGGACATCCCTGAACCTGATTATCAAAGAAGCGTTTGAGCATGCAAATGCAGAGGCGTTATCCGCGATTCCGGAAACCATTGAGCTCATGTTTAAAGGATTTTCCACAAAAACAGAATTAGTTGAGACCCTTCTGAAAATCAAGACGACCACTGCAACCGTTATCGAGCACACCGTCAACGTAATGCTGCTTACCTTCAGGTACGGTTTTTTTTATGAATTGAAGGAGGAGGACATCAAGTGCCTGGCCCTGTGTGCCCTTTTCCACGATATCGGCATCACCGAAATAGACCGGAAAATCCTGAAGGTGAATAAACGGCTTACCGAGAAGGAGTTCAAGGAATACGCCACCCACCCCTCCAAGGGCTGTGACCTGCTGGTCAAACAGCCCGGGTTTGATCCCCTGGTCGCCACCGTGGCCCAGGAGCACCACGAACGCATCGACGGCAGCGGTTATCCCTACGGCCGGACCGATGCCTGTTACGAAAGCCAGCTCATCGGCCTGATTGACTGCTACGAGCCGCTGACTTACAGCGAAAAACCCTACCGCAAGGCCAAGCCCCCCTTTGATTCCCTCCAGCTTATCAAAGAGGAGGTCCTCCAGGGCAAATTTTCATCAAAGGTATTCAGGGCGTTTTCCACCAGCCTTACTGCCAAACACTGA
- a CDS encoding methyltransferase domain-containing protein produces the protein MYGHPSAVKPSPRHLSTGRVPFWLRQKSLISVSAHTLRPGGLTLTRRAVEVCDFKPGDRILDVGCGYGMTLTYLLEHHGIRGTGIDPDPGIIPGMGQAPAPRHPGPAPAVLRGALPSLPFLPETWTGIFCECVLSLSPDPAAWLSECHRLLAPNGKLVLTDLYIRKWSPQRCKAPGPDDGEGACAAGARTLMEMMTDIEKTGFKIDILEDHTGLLSQLGTPSVNNKTGYCMILAGKYH, from the coding sequence ATGTACGGTCACCCCTCTGCAGTCAAGCCCTCCCCCCGGCACTTGTCCACGGGCAGGGTTCCTTTTTGGCTGAGGCAGAAATCCCTGATATCCGTATCTGCCCATACCCTCCGTCCGGGCGGTCTCACCCTCACCCGGCGGGCTGTGGAAGTCTGTGATTTCAAGCCCGGGGACAGGATCCTTGATGTGGGATGCGGCTACGGCATGACACTGACCTATCTGCTTGAACACCACGGAATCCGGGGAACAGGCATAGACCCCGATCCCGGAATTATCCCGGGCATGGGCCAGGCCCCCGCGCCCCGGCACCCCGGCCCGGCCCCCGCCGTTCTCAGGGGCGCCCTGCCCTCACTGCCTTTCTTGCCCGAAACCTGGACCGGAATCTTTTGCGAATGCGTACTCTCCCTCTCCCCTGACCCGGCGGCCTGGCTCTCTGAATGCCATCGTCTCCTGGCGCCCAACGGCAAACTGGTGCTCACGGATCTCTACATTAGAAAATGGTCGCCGCAGCGCTGTAAGGCGCCCGGGCCGGATGACGGGGAAGGCGCCTGTGCCGCCGGCGCCCGTACGCTCATGGAAATGATGACGGACATTGAAAAAACCGGATTCAAAATCGATATTCTTGAAGACCATACCGGCCTGCTCTCCCAGCTGGGCACCCCCAGCGTGAATAACAAAACCGGATATTGCATGATACTTGCCGGGAAATACCATTAA
- a CDS encoding GntR family transcriptional regulator, whose product MTSNRTAKKTTAKKKKTKEDFTQEAYMGIRRMFFLNEIIPGQKISYGDLAKRLDMSTTPVIQALKRLEFQGLVRHEPNRGYYTENISLEEITEIYEFRELIEVSLLPATVARMTKTRLKRLKKALDNHLDAVRDIFLKDRLLKDMEFHLTLAELSGNQIRINTLKFLFDLLYLKYRGNILFVTPMDTVDDEHMRLYEHIAAGNADGAAEVLSRHITNVKKHAILSIERMNREKNIKQI is encoded by the coding sequence ATGACAAGCAATAGAACCGCTAAAAAAACGACAGCGAAGAAGAAAAAAACAAAAGAAGATTTTACCCAGGAAGCCTATATGGGCATCCGGCGGATGTTTTTTCTCAATGAAATCATTCCCGGCCAGAAGATATCATACGGCGATCTGGCCAAGCGGCTGGACATGAGCACCACCCCGGTGATCCAGGCCCTCAAGCGGCTGGAGTTCCAGGGCCTGGTCCGCCATGAACCCAACCGGGGGTATTACACGGAGAACATCAGCCTGGAAGAGATCACCGAAATCTACGAGTTCAGGGAGCTTATTGAGGTCTCCCTGCTGCCCGCCACCGTCGCCAGGATGACCAAGACCCGGCTTAAACGGCTTAAAAAAGCCTTGGACAACCATCTGGACGCGGTACGGGATATCTTTCTCAAGGACCGGCTTCTCAAGGATATGGAGTTTCACCTGACTCTGGCCGAACTCTCGGGCAACCAGATCCGGATCAATACATTAAAATTCCTGTTTGACCTGCTTTATCTGAAATACCGGGGAAATATTCTTTTTGTGACGCCCATGGACACCGTGGACGACGAACATATGCGCCTTTACGAGCATATTGCCGCAGGAAATGCGGATGGGGCAGCCGAGGTGCTGAGCCGGCATATCACCAATGTGAAAAAACATGCCATCTTAAGTATTGAGCGAATGAACCGGGAAAAAAATATTAAGCAGATATGA